The window tTTGCAACTTTTTTGTAGGAATGCCTTTTTTTGATCGTAGCTTAACAGAATGTGGTAACGTAATAGAAACCAAAGAATATTCTTTGATAGAAACACAGAATAGGCGCGATTAAAAAGTCACACTTATAGTGGGTCTAGGTTCAGCTGTTTGTTGATAAAGCAGTTAGTAACAGATAAGTAGAGGGTTTTTCTTCAGTACAAAACAGGGTAATTTTCTGCAACTTGTAATCGtgtttataacaaaatgttCTAAGAGGAAATAGGTCAATAGACTTAATGTacttatcaaaaaatttaatttcttttgtcaGATTTTACAATGTTGGCAGAATAATGTCtcacaataaaaattctaaGTTCACACCATTGTTAAATAACCGTGTATACATACCGTTACCGTTACCTAGAGTTCCATATAAAACCAAACTGTTTTATGATTTCCTACTAAAAccacataatttttttagtaattaaattaaaaattcccaATATTTCAAtcacatttgaaattttatttaagatatttaaacacaactaaattttatgtttaacattatttttttgtccaaaaaaaatcaaacgcaatttttatttatttttgaaataataaattttattaataaaaaaataaacttaataaaaaaatgggcagagttgtttataaaatttttagaataactcatattaaatataattattattactttttttttaaataaatgtgtatttaaaatcaatataaaacatttgattttcaCAGAAAATCAATAcaatgaacaaatatttttgagcTTTCATTAAGATTAGAAAAAGatctattttaaacaaaatttaaaaagaaaaaaatttataaaatgttttgcttatttttttttctttaactatgtttaagtacaatttaaaaacaaatttatttgtttaatagtttGAGCATAATTTAAAGTTTGATGTTTGTTTtggaaacaaatattttttaaacttttaacaaaacatcttaatttttaactttcttttgtgtttgtgtgtatgtgtgtgtatgtttaaaataacatcTTTTTAGTTAAGCTAAGgattttttgtctattttctttacattttttgttattttgtttttaagtattaattatACTATAAAATACAAGTTACAAGTACAaagatatataatatatatctatatatttttgtttacgtttAGTATATAATCCATATTAATATcatacaattttagtttttttaaagcaatagtcttttttgtttgttttgttttacttatacaataaatttcgtttaaaaatagTTCAGTCAAAGTGAGACCATTTAAGTATGTCCTGGTCCACAAAGTGGTTTAACAAATTACTAAACTAAActtattaaagagaaaatttttcaaaattttttttgttttaaacaaattaaaaaattttcttaaaaattttgatttagtcTTTGTTAAGCCAATTAAGCAAACCAATTATACATGGCTCTGGGTAACTGAAAACgtatttcaattttctttctttatacaaattttgtttttgtaattataccaaaaatagtttaaacttAAATCTAAACTTAATCATGAAGAGGGCGCTTAAAACTTAAAGATTctcttaaaaaacttaaaacgaaAAACACCAAACCAAATaccaaaatattaacttttgtgGTGGTGGGTGGgttggtatgtatgtatgtatggtgATGAGAGTGCTGGATAATATGATGATAGATTTAGTTAGGAATAACAACATTTAAAGTTGTTGTGTGTTGTAGAGTTGACTGCTGGATAATGTGGTGTTGTTGATGGATTTAATATTTTGGAGGTTTAGATTTAAATGGCGTTATTGTTGTTGAGGAATCATATGCGATTTGATGAAGAGGCTGAAAGCTGCTCTAGACGGGCACACAATTCGGTAGCTAAACGCATTTGTGTGGCAGCTGCAGCAGCACAGGAGGCGGAGGCATTGGTAATGGTAGCAGTATTAGATGTAGGTTGATTAAAATGCATAGCTGCTTCAGGATAACTGGGACAAACACCCAACCAACGAGCTTTACCACAAGTATGAGACtgtaaataaagaagaaaaaacaaattaataaataaaaattcaaattgaaataagttttaaaattttccaattttgagTTTAACACTTACCATGGTAAAATCACGTTTCCATTGAACACCGCATTGACCGTCACATAGTGGGCAGGGACGTTCAATACTGTAACCACCGCATTCACTGCAATCCAATGAGACATGATCATCGGTCCACGATACACCACAGGTGAAACAGGAACCAATATGTTGTCTCAATTCTTCAATGGTTAAAACATTATCCACTGAAATTTCCAAAGGGCTGCCAACTAAATCAGACAATGATGATGACATGCTGATACTGCTGCGACtaaaatgataataattaaaagaaaacaaaccgtttattagttattttattttacaattaatttcaaaatttattattttgtattgaacTATTCATTTACAAAAAGGGGGAAACCTGAGAACATGATTTACTATTACTACTTAAAGAAACGTGTGACGttaatataaatttacgcttaataaatttattatcaatATTACTTCTGTACTTTACGTAcgtaacaataaaaacaatcaatGAATCGAgcacaaataaaaaagtattaaattaatcTTATCTGTTTGCCaggaaacaagaaaaaaatactagGGGAGTAATATACGGGAAAACCTTAAATGATTGTTTAAAATCATTCACATATTTTAATCtagtaaaatacgtttaataattttatttaaattttgaaattgaaatttgtaagaattgtgtttctatttttttttattattaatgagTCAATGTTAAGGGAAAtaattaattagaaattaatTCGTGTTGAAGATACAAAAATGTgtcactatttttttttttttcgataaagATTGAGTGACAAAGatgttatttttggaatttttaataaattttttgaagaaaattaataatttgatgaGTAGTAGTAATCGTATAGTAATAATAGCAATTGTTccttgttttttattaagagATTAGTATTTccgccaaatttcattaaaaatttaatttatatatatatttgttttcaaatagaatttgttttcaaatattttatagttttcaactTACCCCAATGAGCTGCAAATATCAGTGAATTGAGGACCATGTACACTTGCCAAAGACATTGTTGTTGATGGTACTAAaagtaaaagataaaaaaaaataattagtaaaatattaaaaaaaaacttttttaaatattaaagttgtatacaatttaaaatgtttctttttttcttgtttacacTTAATTACAAGTTTGGCCTTTATTTTGTGTCTCTTTTTATTTacgtttaattttcttaattttatttttaaaatgtcacattcaatttatttttatatttctttttttgttatacaatTGCGTTTTAAATTTACCAATACCTTTAAACAAgcgtataaaatataaaataattttatttaaaaaatatggtttgtattaaacaatatacaatacatatttaaaaattaataagctAACAGTAACGAATTTGTTAAagttaattaaacaaatgttaaaggTTTACAAttggtttaatttttgaaacacaaaaaatatttaagtaaaataaaatcttaaaacaaatttgacCCAAATAAGcacaacaaagaaaaattttaaatgtaaaaaagtttagaattgaaaatttaaagaatgtttaatatttgtaacaacatttagaaattgttaggctaattaattaaaattttcaatttacatttaactttaaattttttgtacaatattacaaaaaaaaaatgattcatTTGAAACGGCTTTTATTTGACTCACACTTTTCAAGGAaacacttgttttaatttttatacactttcaatttaaattgagattttttttaactgtttatatttctaaaaaaatttctagACATTTcgtattttgcatattaatttttttatttaaatattttaaaaaccatatTTAAATATGCAGAAAATCCATAAATATAAAACcagctttttaaataattaaacagtTTGTCTTTGTTGTATTAATATTTCTCCTCTTtcttattaacaatttattacttGGTCTTTTGCCAgggttttaaatttcttataataaCATGAATCATTAGATTTAAAGCTTTATATATTGAACtggttttgtgttaaaaataaataaattttttataaggtTAATTTAACCTCCAGTTtggtatttctttttattttaaataggaaatatataacaaaataatattgaaaaaaaaaaaagaaagaaatgtttgtaaaaattttttaaaggaagttataaaactaaataatgaaaaactcaATTGCAATTAAATGGTTGAAAAAGTagtttgttttgatttcaattttatttgtttataaacaaaaatatgtaaattaaaaatgtctataaataaaaaagcccCACTTTACTGAAATCTTTAACTTTATTagaattttgctaaaaatcccCTTGATGTTTAAAGAAATGTGGAATTTTGAATTGTTATTatataaagtactttttgtttacaatttaatatgtcttttttctaaaaaataaacgcTTTTTATAAGTCTAATCAGGTTTTGCTAAAGATATAGGTAAAACCCCAGGTTTGACGACCgctttttttaacacaattttctttattattcaaCATTTTCCCCTCTAAATGGGAATACTTGAATAATGTATATCAACACTGCAAGTAATAATAGTCGTCAGTCATACAAATGTTTTCATATGTGTagagtatgtatttatttatgtagaagtctttgtgtatataaaaaaaccagatattatttgttaattgcAGTTACATTCAATGATAAACATCATGCAACTAATTGTATGGCCgcattgtttataaaaaaatagcagGGGGAACAACGTTGCCGCCTAAACTAGTAATTGCAACTAGTTTTATCCCTCCAAGAATCCAAAAGAATTTATATGAATTTGAGTTAAATTCAACAgctgttttgttattgtttagtataaaaaagtaaCTGTCAAATTCTAttcataaaacaacaataataaattggCAAAAGAACTttgatatgtttttgttttcttctcttCTTTCTTTTCTACTAATACTATGTAAAGTTACCGTTGAATGCACTGAATATcataattgtttacattttgtaacaTTAAGAATCTGGCATCTCTTACAAAAgtcataaaactaattttacacagaaaaaaagtgttataaaaataacaactcattgttaaagtaaactaaaaaaccaataaaaacacaaaaaataacaaatattgaaaattttataaaaaattgctaGTTACATGTTTTAACAGAAAAAGGggattgcattttaaaaaattagagaTTTTTTTCTCCACAAATGGTTTAAAATATTGCAATGtcaatgtatatattttttgtgtgtaatttgtaaaatatagaaaaattttcaagaatttttaaaaagttaaaacgaaataaattaATGCATTCCTACACGTTCTACATATTATGATATAAAAAcgtaagatttttaaaaaaacattgacctagcaaaaatgaaaataaaatatatatattttaataattgtaataaataacacttttatatcaaaatttattattagaaatcaaaatttttagtatttaataaaaaaacatctcaattttgaaaataattttaaaaatgtaaaattttaaatgaacatCTAAAAACTGTACTCATTTTCTTAGCAAAATTgcaatttagttatttttattacaaagtaAAATGACATATAATTTATAGCTAAAAATAAACCCACCAGACAATAATGGCCTTGATAAGTGTAACTACCTAtaataatagattttattttatacatcaaacttacttttttagattttctttataaagttgttaaaaacCGCAAAGTATTGCTATAGTTAGTTTTTccaagtaaaataaaatgtcacttttatttttaagcacTTTTTCTGGttcaagttttagtttttttaaattttttaaaaaatttgaaattttcaaaattgtttcttttaatattgtttgcaaatattttcaataaatttgtattattttgcattaaatttttctataaactatgaaaaattttattttgaataattagttttaaaagctttttctagatttttgtttttataactgtattcacaatataaataaaccgaacagagttttataaaaagactTTTTTCAGGTTTCTTCTTagtttgttttgatttcaattttattttaagttttaggtTTGCTGTTCCGTATTCCGTATAGTTTGATTAAAGAAATTTCCTTTTACTTTAGGAGGAGTTCTGACAGCCACGACTAAATTCAATAAACTGAAAATGTTTAAGGCAAGACATCCACTTTTATGAGCGTTTCACATTCACACAAAACAATTTGCaagtttgttttgtatatagtGTTGGTGTGTATATTGTGGGTATGGGATTTTTGTATAGAGAGGGAAAGACTATTCGCCGTCTCCTCTCACAGTgtattatttagtatttaataatgttatgttgttattgttgttatattgcctttttgttgttattgttatactAAATACagaaggcaaaaaaaaataaaaaaaagtatctcAAGTGTATAAGTGAGTTTTGAGATACAGTATGTAGTTATATTATACTCATTTAAATCTAAGTGTTGCCAATTATTTaggaagattttaaaattttttgtattttttatttaaattgttgataaaattaaattaacacatttacttaaataatgttaaattttgtaaagagaTTTCTGAAGACTATGTTTAAAAAGGTTGACAACACTTTATCACTCTCCTACTCATACATAGTTAACACAATCATATGTATGATTGTGTGTTCACACTTGCACAGCTACCTACATACACATTCGTATGTACATATGATAAGTACATATGATACATGCAGATAAGTAAAGTAAGTCATCGTATGACAagtcataataataacaacaaattcgCTATAcccataaaatacaaaaaaaaaaaaacaaaaaacgagcaataacaataataacaacaataacaacaaaccgCCAGTTGTCGCCTCAAATCAATTTATAATGCAATATACTAACAGGCAGACATCAAATAAAAGACAAAAAGGCAACCTAACAATATTTTCATGcagttttcaaaaacaaaacaaataaaaactaaaaaaatcaaaaacaatttacaacaaCTATTCGATTAAAAgacaaaatatattgttaagtgtgtgtgtgtttgtgtgcgtTGTCGTTACCTTTTGAATGACTTGttcgtttagtttttataaaaagcaacaaaaattaaatactacaCACTTATGCACACCTTTTACCCCCCTTTAATTTTAGCGGGAAGGGAATagttacttttttttgcaaaaaaagaagaaaaatattgtgttgATTTTTCCGTCTGGCTGTTTTTATTACAGCTGCCAGATTgtaggatttttttattatgacaaTTGTTTGTGTCAATATCCTAGAGGGAAGAGAATTAGTTTCTCATCTGCTCTTTTGTTAGCAGGttgtagattgatctatatgAAGTTACGTGGACACCTGTCCGAAGACAGACTTTAAGGTTTAGCAAAATATTATGACATCAAATGAACCGACGCCATATTCGTCCATAATTATTATTAGAAAGCCATGCACGTGGCTCTTACGTTGCTAACGGACATAGGTGGTTAATAAATTATCTGCCCAGATGTGACCTGAAATTTTAAAGTGATTGCCCTAATCAGGTGCAAGGACACAAAGCTGTTATAATTTTTCTAGTTTGCATTTGTCATTATTGCATGGATGGTCCATGTAATTCTAATTTTGTAGAATACGTATGTTAAGTTGTTGCATGGTATCCCTAAAGACCAAAGATGGCGATGAATGTCGCTAACGTTGACCACCATGAATATGTCAAAAGGGTACCAAAAGCTTATACGACCCTTACGGAATAGAACAACCACCTCTCCTACCTCACCAACCTATTATCTCTGTAGACCTGCTGAATGCAGTTAATATGAACATGTAGAGTTCTATGTGTCTAGCTAATTCTCAGGCAGGGTACACTTTaagggccttatgcaaaaacgattattaaagttaacaatggtttactacacacttcttccatataaaaagaagttttaacaaccattgttaacttaataatcgtttttgcataaggcggtaaGGTTTCACCTCGACAAAGAGTTGGTATTTTCGATTCTGTGTGGAGTTGAAAGACTCACCCcgtattcataaaaatattaatcgcatatttaatctttattaaggacattttccatataaaattccTAAGCATTTATGGTTATGGGGATTAGTTTacgctgttttttttttattaaaacatatcaGAGAACAATGCCTCGGCCTTGCTGCTGTATCTTTGTCTGAATGAGCTATCTGGGATATGCCTAAGAATATCCTAAACTGTGGAAATCAAATCGGCTGGTTTAAGGAATAATCAAATGGACTCCTACGACGACTAGGGTAACACAACGGTACTGCAACTAGGTGGGCCCATGTGATCCACTCATGATTGTTTGAATGGCTGCCCTTCTTTCCTAAACCTATCTGGCAACTTCAAAACTTTAACAGTATTTGTTTGTACCAACAATAATCAAACACCAAATTGCGggggaaatattatttaaaaccgTTCAgcttatcaaaaaaatttcgtttgtatttgcaaatattcaaaatgttaaaatttatgatattttaaatattatacgagattaatattttatataatccaCTTCACAAAAAATTCCCATTTCCCAATCACTCTTAATGTGAATGTTATTAACATAGATGAAAAGAGTAAagaatcaattttatttatttaagttttagtaaaatattcttttgaaaaaattaactcactgacatttacattttaaaattatttaattaaataattttatactttaaatacTAGTTTTTTCTActcagaaatttaaataaaactggtTTATTGTTTTTCGCAAACAATTACATttgtaattaagtaaaaaaaattccaaagtgTATTTTGTATGCAATTGTTATTGCTTTTATCATTAATGTTTGTAGCGATAAGAAGAATTAACAACTTTAAACTGGAAATCTGATGAAAATGCAACGATAATTTAGAAATATGCATATAGTTTCCAGTTAATATGGTCAAGTGCATAGTGcagtttttagtggaaaatatttttcttatttttattgaataggagttaaatggaaatataataaaaagtgtaaagtcctatttgatttgtttttattaaattgtaactgatttctaaaaaagaaaacttactcTAAATTTCCGTTAGTCTGTTCATATCAAAATTTGTCAGATTGGAGGAATTTTTTCTTGTGTCCATGTCCTAGAAGGAATACTACTAGATACTACTACTAATAGTGTCGATAACCTAGGTCACTATCGAGTCTATCGTGCGCTCCTTTTGATGAGAAAAGGGCTGAATTATTGTTTTtccatgttcagaaactcagtattCTGGGCGTAAATACTTAGACAGTCAGTCTTAGTAGGATATTTCCGGAACAACATCACTTCTAAGATATTTGGAACTAATTTCAATGAACGCCTGACAATGGCTTCatagtttcactgtcctctccaaaTGTTCTACATTTGTCTGAAACCGCATGtctaattttgtatagatgtacTTGtctgtccactcagaatacgtatgTGGAGGTAATGGAGGTAGTTaacctcgagctcccttccctttaaagcaattacatgcttattttttttttttaaatttcatcacATTTTTAATTGAGCTCCTCTTTTTAATCCAACTTTGTAAACATTgcacagctgttccatacaaaatcaactattgtgaatgaattgttcacaacaagttcacgatagcaattttcccttcgaagaaaatgaaaatttcaagggaacaaaattttcacttctattgcgATAGGGGTGATAGTTTTTGcatttcgtttttaaaatactGTTAAAATCATTgagctgttgtttttgtaaaaggttggctgtaactggatgttcttccctggAGAAAAAACTTACGGCTGTatcagctgttgctgagttgacaatatttggccgattgagaatcgaGTCGTTCCGAaacgaagatccaattgtcgttggacaattggatcttcgttTGATTTATAAACTTCTTTTACTTTAGCAATTCCATCAgcaatgttttctttataaaacttttgaaattctATATTATTAAGGGATTTCTTTAGAACTTTTTTGCAGAGTAATTTCTATTTGTACTTTactgtttttataaaagatttgtgGTTTAATCCCAAATCGAATATTCGATCAAATTCTTTTTGTTTGCGTACTTCATTTTGACGATATTTACGTAAGAAAAGTAAGTAAACaaattatcttttatttttttaaaaaaaaggacaaaaaagtggatcattgtaaaaaaataacttgtttttgacaataaaacaaaagttaaaaataaaaaatatttacaaaacaacaaaattgaaaCTGATAACAAAAACACTGCTGACAAATCATTAtgatgaaattgtttaaattctttACACAGAATCTCTCTCACTTACAGACAcgatctctctctctctgtctctGTCTATCCAGAACatctgtttaaattaaattaaaaatggaaatttttcaaaaaaattatatattttactttcatatttattataattaaa of the Lucilia cuprina isolate Lc7/37 chromosome 2, ASM2204524v1, whole genome shotgun sequence genome contains:
- the LOC111680544 gene encoding protein pinocchio isoform X1, which codes for MGKNTCKCPVNNNIIKNSLKIYFLAKFYQKKTYKFKTQISKMKNRPTTSNIVSEWEDSVLFDADDPDFCNINPNETNVLNNIAVVDSVGSATNIFMPPPSIIDSISSNSFNFKVPSTTMSLASVHGPQFTDICSSLGRSSISMSSSLSDLVGSPLEISVDNVLTIEELRQHIGSCFTCGVSWTDDHVSLDCSECGGYSIERPCPLCDGQCGVQWKRDFTMSHTCGKARWLGVCPSYPEAAMHFNQPTSNTATITNASASCAAAAATQMRLATELCARLEQLSASSSNRI
- the LOC111680544 gene encoding protein pinocchio isoform X2; this encodes MKNRPTTSNIVSEWEDSVLFDADDPDFCNINPNETNVLNNIAVVDSVGSATNIFMPPPSIIDSISSNSFNFKVPSTTMSLASVHGPQFTDICSSLGRSSISMSSSLSDLVGSPLEISVDNVLTIEELRQHIGSCFTCGVSWTDDHVSLDCSECGGYSIERPCPLCDGQCGVQWKRDFTMSHTCGKARWLGVCPSYPEAAMHFNQPTSNTATITNASASCAAAAATQMRLATELCARLEQLSASSSNRI
- the LOC111680544 gene encoding protein pinocchio isoform X3; translated protein: MSLASVHGPQFTDICSSLGRSSISMSSSLSDLVGSPLEISVDNVLTIEELRQHIGSCFTCGVSWTDDHVSLDCSECGGYSIERPCPLCDGQCGVQWKRDFTMSHTCGKARWLGVCPSYPEAAMHFNQPTSNTATITNASASCAAAAATQMRLATELCARLEQLSASSSNRI